The Candidatus Cloacimonadota bacterium genome contains a region encoding:
- a CDS encoding four helix bundle protein, with protein sequence MIERFEDFIVWKKAMRLAVEIYMNLKDCKDFGFRDQIQRAGVSV encoded by the coding sequence ATGATTGAAAGATTTGAGGACTTTATTGTTTGGAAGAAAGCGATGCGATTGGCTGTAGAGATTTATATGAATCTCAAAGATTGTAAAGATTTTGGTTTTAGAGATCAGATTCAAAGAGCAGGAGTTTCTGTTC